In bacterium, the DNA window GACATTGACCTGGCGCTGAAAACCCTGCGCTCGGTCATGGAACAAAAACCTTAAAACTGACCCGGCACACTTTTAAATCAATAGCTCTTCATCTACGATTTCCTTAAGCATCACTTGGTCAATTGACCAAATAACGAAATGCAATGCCGTTCATATTTGAAATAGTAAAATATATTGACAGAGCAGTATTTTGCGTATATAATCCTCCAGGTGCGGATCTAAGGGAAGTGCCGTGCAAATCGGCCGCAGTCGCCGCTACTGTGATGCCGCTGGCGTTAGAAAAAAAATATAACTGTATATAAATGCCAGCTAATTTTTTCATGTCCTGACCACCTATTATAAGCCACTAGTGCTGATGTGAGCACCGGGAAGGCTGGTCATGACCGGACAAGCCAGGAGACCTATCCGCCCTTAACAATAACAGAAATCCCTTCAGACGAAAGGAGGAAACATGTTCAAGGCATTCTTTTTTCTGTTACCGGTCATACTATCATCACAGGGATCGTACCTGACCCTGGACACTGTCCTGGTCACAGCTCCGCGCTATCCGGCAAAACTAAGTGACATCGCGCTGGCGACCGTACTCATTGATGAGGATGAGATACGGCATACCGCGGCATCGAGCGTGGCCGACTTATTGTCCTTGTCGAATGATCCGGGCATTGACGTAAGAGATTACGGCGCGGGCGAAGTCTCGACGATCACGATCCGCGGTATCCCTTCGTCCGGCGTCCTGGTCCTGGTCGACGGCCTGCCTTTGAACTCGGCGCTCACCGGGATCGCGGACCTGAGCGTGATCGACATCAATGCGGTAAAGCGGGTAGAGATCATGAAAGGACCCGCGTCCAGCCTCTATGGCGCCAATGGCATGGGTGGACTGGTCAACGTGATAACTGACCAGCGTTTTGACTCCTTACAGGCAAGCGCGAAGATCGCGAACCGGACCACTGACCTTGACTCGCCGTTTGAAAGCACAGATTATTCGCTGTGCTTCCAGATGCCGGCGGGAAACTTCCGTTTTTCTCTTGACGGCGCGAAGACCGGCGGTCAGGGAACGCGTACGAACAGCGATTTTTCATCAGCCTTTGTCAGAAGTCTCATTGCCTATGATTATAAAAAATTCAACATCGCGGCGCATGCTGCCGTCACAGGCCGGGATTACGGAATTCCCGGTCCGGTTCCCCTGGTTGACAGCATTCATTATGCTCCAGTTTTCGGTGACAGCACTACCACGTCGAAATTCGACCGTCAAAGCGACCGCATGGGCTACGGTTCGCTGGAGCTTTCTTATAACATCATCCCCGGTCTGGCGCTCAACGCAAGCGGATACTCAAACTTGATGGTCCAAAAATACCATACAAAATACTTTTTCATACAGGAAGTCATTGAGGATTATACTTATGACCTTACCACGCTGGGGTTGAATTTGTCAGGTGAATATTCCCGGCAGGATCTTCACATGGTCATTGGTTTTGACCTGCGCCAGGATAGTCTTAAAGCCCGTAAAGCATCGGCCCAGACCGGTGATACGACGTGGCACGCGTCGGCGCTCAACTACGGCGTCTGGTTATCCGGCTTTGTTCCTGTTTTCAAAATGTTTTCGATCAGTCCCAGCTTCCGGTATGATGATAATTCAAAATATGGCGGGTTTATCTCCCCGCAGATCGGGCTGATCGCGCGTCCGGCATCAAGACTCAGACTGACTTTGTCAGCAGGCAGGGCATTTCGCGCGCCCGGATTCAACGACCTTTACTGGCCGGTCAATGGCAACCCGGACCTTAAACCAGAATCCGGGAACGCATACGAATTTGGATGCGAGTACACGCCTTTAACCACGACTTCTGCTGATCTGTCTTTGTACATGCGGGACATCAAGGATAGGATAACCTGGATGCCGGGGCAAGACGGCCTGTGGAAACCACAGAACCTGAATGTCCTGTCGATAAAAGGATGCGACGCGCAGGTCCGGCACCAAATAAATGAACGTATAAGCGTTGCCGGCTCCATGACCTTCATCAAATCGACGCAGAATAATCGCGAACTGGTGTATTCCTATTATGACTGGATGGCCGATACGACTCACAACGAATTTCGCGACATTGAACGAGATGCGGCATTCACACCGCAGATTGAATTTTCCTTGAAACTTACGATTTTGACTCCCGGGGATATATTGCTGACCTTAATCGATTCATATACTTCAGACCGACTGAACTACTATGAGAACTGGACTGCATACCCGGAAATTTCCATGGATACGAAATCCTTAAAGCGCTACAATGTCGCCACGGTCATAGCGAGCAGAAAGTTATGGCAGAAACTGGATGCTACTTTAAGCGTGCGGAATATCTTTGACGCTAAATACGCAACCCAGTTCGGTAATTCTACGACCGATCTGGACTATCCCATGCCCGGTCGCACATATTGCTTCCAGTTAAGCTGGTATTAGAAGCCATAAAATTTGTCATTCCGTGCCTGACACGGAATCCAGTCACTGCCTGCGTCGTCAAACCGCTTCCCCGCCTTCCCTCCCCCTTGATGGCAGCATTATACCATCTTCTTTTTCCTCCCCCCTTGTGGGGGAGGGCAAGGGTGGGGGGATAATAACTGGTGTCCCCGCAGGGAGAGAGGATAAAGGTGGGGGTGATTGTCAGAATTTCATACGATCCCGTACTTAAATAAATACGGGAGAAGCAATCTCACAAATATACTCTTCGTCATGTGAGCTCATTCAGGTTTTGTTCCTTTTGCAATATAGAACGACCCGGCAAGACAACGGAAATATTCACGATTCTTGACTTGCCTTTTCATTACTGCAAGTTGATTGTTATATATCCTCACTATGCGATTGAATTTTCTTATTTTGCCTCCACCAGCAAGATATAACTTTTTTTCTTCCTCTATCCAAGATTTACGGCTTTTCTTTTTGCCAACCACTTGATTCCTTAACATCTTAAACTGGCTTTGTTGCGCCTGGCTATCATATGGTGACTCTAGAATGTAAACCATATCATTCTGCCTTGCATCAAGATGTTTAAATCCCGTTTTTTTCATCAGATGGAGTATCTTCATCCCCAGTGTATAATCACCCATCCCCTGTTTAATACGCGCCCTATTCGACCTCAGTTTAAATTCATACAGTAGGCATATATCATCTATGCTAAGTACAGGCAATGAATTATAACCGCGCCAGGAATCATTGTCTGGTTCCATGCAAACAACATTACCGCCCGGTTTCACTACCCGGAAGAATTCACCGAGTACATTTGCTGGATTTTTAAGATGAATAAGAAGTGTTTGACACATGACACAATCAACACTATTGCTCATAAGCGGTAATTTATATGAATCACCAGTAATAACAAATGGCTTTCTCTTCGCCCAGATCTTTGCAGTCTTTTTCGTTTCCAGCAGTAATTTTGGATTGATATCAACACCGATATACCTTCCACTTTTTTTAAAGAAAGGCCAAAAAGTATATCCCAAATAACCAAGCCCACAGCCCACATCAAGAACACACATGCCATGTCGTAAATCTATCCACTTTGCGATTTTTTCTATCGTATCCTCCCGCCACAGGTATCTGCGGGTATCGATCAGCGATTGCCTGCGTTGTTTGCTTGACCAGTCAATTTTTTTATTTTTGTTTTTCATATTATATTTCCTTAGGGCACCAGATTGCCATTTAAACAAACCTCACTAGCTCATTATAAAATCATTTCAACCGATGTCAATACACGCTTCGCTCAGTTGATTTCTGGTCGGTGCTTGACAGATCTAAATAGTTGTCGTATAATATGGCGTAACAAGCAGTGCATGATTGGTCTTTGAATCTTTTATCGGGCATCGATGCCCATAACCGTTTAACAATACGTGAATTGGGGTGACCAGATAGCCGCATCATGCTCGAAAGAGCATGGTGAGGAAAGTCCGGGCTTCAAAGGGCAGGATGCTTCCTAACGGGAAGGCGCGAGCGATCGTGCGGAAAGTGCCACAGAAAATATACCGCTGTCCTATATGGGATCAGCAAGGGTGAAATGGCGAGGTAAGAGCTCACCGCCCTGGTGGCAACACCAGGGGCATGGCAAACCCCATCCGAAGCAAAACCAAGCAGTCCCGTACGAAGCTGCCCGTTTCGCCCGCCGCAAGGCTGGCACGGGACAGGTAGGTCGCAAAGATTCCGGCGGCGACGCCGGAACAAGAGAAATGGCTATCCTCGACAGAACCCGGCTTACCGGTCACCCCAAATTCTCTGAAAACAAAATCCTAAACAATATCAAATTTCAAATACCAATCATCCCTCACCCCTACCCTCTCCCTTTCTAAGGGAGAGGAATAAGGTGAGGGTTTTGTATTTAAGGTTATTATCAAAGGTGGGGGTGTATATCATTGACAGAACAATGTATTTTATGTATTCTTTTTCACGATCCCATGACCGAATGGATTAAAAAAAACAAAACCGCTGATGCCAGCGAACTCGAGGTCAGGGGTAAGACGATACCAAAAGTAATAGTCCAGATATTGAAAACCCGGGGTTACGACACCACGGAAAAGATCGAAAAATTCTTCGCGCCTACCCTGGATGACCTGCACGATCCATTTTTGCTGCCGGACATTGACAAGGCGGTTAAACGCATTATCCAAGCCTGCAAGAACAAAGAAAAGGTCTTATTGCACGGCGACTACGACACCGATGGGATAACCGCGGTCGCGCTCCTCAGCCTCCATCTGCAAAACCTGGGTGCCAGGACAGAGACCTTTCTCCCCAATCGTTTTGCAGAAGGGTATGGCGTGTCCATGCAGGGCATTGATCATGCCGTGCAAAAAGACTGTTCGCTTGTGATCACGGCCGACTGCGGCATCACGGCAAACGCCGAGGTGACGTACGCAGCGCAGAAAAAGATCGATACGATCATCTGCGATCATCATGAACCAGGACCTGAACTACCCCAGGCGATTGCTGTTGTGAACCCCAAACTTATCCAAAGCGCTTATCCATTCAAGGAACTTGCCGGCGTCGGTGTCGCGTTCAAGGTTGTCCAGGCCGTTTACAAACGCCTTGAACTGCCGGTCGAAGACCTTTTCCAGGACCTTGACCTGGTCGCCCTCGGCACCGTTGCCGATGTGGCACCCCTCATAAATGAGAACCGCGTGCTGGTGAAGACCGGATTGAAAAAGATAAGAGACAGCGCAAAAGAAGGCTTCAGGGCGCTGCTGGCCGAGGCCAAGATCGACCACGGGGTCACATCTTATCATCTTGGGTTCATAATCGGTCCCCGTCTGAACGCCTGCGGACGCTTGCGCGACGCCCAGGAAGCGCTCGAGCTTTTGCTCACCCGGGATCGCAGCCGGGCGCAGGAACTTGCCCAGAACCTGACGCGTGATAACCAGGAGCGGCAACAGATCGAGAAAACGATACTTGAGCAG includes these proteins:
- the recJ gene encoding single-stranded-DNA-specific exonuclease RecJ, translated to MTEWIKKNKTADASELEVRGKTIPKVIVQILKTRGYDTTEKIEKFFAPTLDDLHDPFLLPDIDKAVKRIIQACKNKEKVLLHGDYDTDGITAVALLSLHLQNLGARTETFLPNRFAEGYGVSMQGIDHAVQKDCSLVITADCGITANAEVTYAAQKKIDTIICDHHEPGPELPQAIAVVNPKLIQSAYPFKELAGVGVAFKVVQAVYKRLELPVEDLFQDLDLVALGTVADVAPLINENRVLVKTGLKKIRDSAKEGFRALLAEAKIDHGVTSYHLGFIIGPRLNACGRLRDAQEALELLLTRDRSRAQELAQNLTRDNQERQQIEKTILEQARTMIEQKGLGARRVIVIGHEQWHEGVIGIVASRIAEEYSRPAVLLAIKKDSAKGSCRSIPGFDITAGLKSCSDLLVKFGGHKQAAGLELKPDYIENLSKRINEYAAYFSDDLFQKRRFYDLELDIPDLTEDVIFFLKYFEPTGIENPQPVFRCEHCEVVGVPRVVGYDTLMFALRKQGKVLDVKAFRQAEHILAIKPGKTYIDCLYSVSEDSYTPKHKVVLKIKDMTIEQ
- a CDS encoding methyltransferase domain-containing protein, with translation MKNKNKKIDWSSKQRRQSLIDTRRYLWREDTIEKIAKWIDLRHGMCVLDVGCGLGYLGYTFWPFFKKSGRYIGVDINPKLLLETKKTAKIWAKRKPFVITGDSYKLPLMSNSVDCVMCQTLLIHLKNPANVLGEFFRVVKPGGNVVCMEPDNDSWRGYNSLPVLSIDDICLLYEFKLRSNRARIKQGMGDYTLGMKILHLMKKTGFKHLDARQNDMVYILESPYDSQAQQSQFKMLRNQVVGKKKSRKSWIEEEKKLYLAGGGKIRKFNRIVRIYNNQLAVMKRQVKNREYFRCLAGSFYIAKGTKPE
- a CDS encoding TonB-dependent receptor, with amino-acid sequence MFKAFFFLLPVILSSQGSYLTLDTVLVTAPRYPAKLSDIALATVLIDEDEIRHTAASSVADLLSLSNDPGIDVRDYGAGEVSTITIRGIPSSGVLVLVDGLPLNSALTGIADLSVIDINAVKRVEIMKGPASSLYGANGMGGLVNVITDQRFDSLQASAKIANRTTDLDSPFESTDYSLCFQMPAGNFRFSLDGAKTGGQGTRTNSDFSSAFVRSLIAYDYKKFNIAAHAAVTGRDYGIPGPVPLVDSIHYAPVFGDSTTTSKFDRQSDRMGYGSLELSYNIIPGLALNASGYSNLMVQKYHTKYFFIQEVIEDYTYDLTTLGLNLSGEYSRQDLHMVIGFDLRQDSLKARKASAQTGDTTWHASALNYGVWLSGFVPVFKMFSISPSFRYDDNSKYGGFISPQIGLIARPASRLRLTLSAGRAFRAPGFNDLYWPVNGNPDLKPESGNAYEFGCEYTPLTTTSADLSLYMRDIKDRITWMPGQDGLWKPQNLNVLSIKGCDAQVRHQINERISVAGSMTFIKSTQNNRELVYSYYDWMADTTHNEFRDIERDAAFTPQIEFSLKLTILTPGDILLTLIDSYTSDRLNYYENWTAYPEISMDTKSLKRYNVATVIASRKLWQKLDATLSVRNIFDAKYATQFGNSTTDLDYPMPGRTYCFQLSWY